In Aquabacterium sp. OR-4, the following proteins share a genomic window:
- a CDS encoding siderophore-interacting protein yields MTTLPSPGTPHPTATRRVQRVRHELRRRELQVRQVQPLGPGFVRIVFGGDELEGFTSLSFDDHVKLLFDAAPGADPVRRDYTPRHFDPVRRELSIEFALHEQGAATDWARQAAPGQRLAIGGPRGSMIIPTDYAWHLLAGDSTALPAINRRLEELPAGAQALVLVQVASPADQRPWHSAAQVQTQWVHSTEAWLAALRALPLPAGEGFAWCAGEAQVMAQARALLVHEKGVPRECQRVSAYWKLGAQAFHEDIEG; encoded by the coding sequence TTGACCACTCTCCCCTCCCCCGGCACGCCCCACCCCACCGCCACCCGCCGCGTGCAGCGCGTGCGCCACGAGCTGCGCCGCCGCGAACTGCAGGTGCGCCAGGTGCAGCCGCTCGGCCCCGGCTTTGTGCGCATCGTCTTCGGCGGCGACGAGCTCGAGGGCTTCACCAGCCTGTCCTTCGACGACCATGTCAAGCTGCTGTTCGATGCCGCGCCCGGTGCCGATCCGGTGCGCCGCGACTACACGCCGCGCCACTTCGACCCGGTGCGCCGCGAGCTGAGCATCGAGTTCGCGCTGCACGAGCAGGGCGCCGCCACCGACTGGGCACGCCAGGCCGCGCCGGGCCAGCGCCTGGCCATCGGCGGCCCGCGCGGCTCGATGATCATTCCCACCGACTACGCCTGGCACCTGCTGGCCGGCGACAGCACGGCGCTGCCTGCCATCAACCGCCGGCTGGAGGAACTGCCGGCCGGCGCCCAGGCCCTGGTGCTGGTGCAGGTGGCCAGCCCCGCCGATCAGCGCCCCTGGCACAGCGCCGCCCAGGTGCAGACCCAGTGGGTGCACAGCACCGAGGCCTGGCTGGCGGCCCTGCGCGCCCTGCCCCTGCCGGCCGGCGAAGGCTTTGCCTGGTGCGCCGGCGAAGCCCAGGTGATGGCCCAGGCCCGCGCCCTGCTCGTGCACGAAAAAGGCGTGCCGCGCGAATGCCAGCGCGTCTCGGCCTACTGGAAGCTCGGCGCGCAGGCGTTTCACGAAGACATCGAGGGCTGA
- a CDS encoding MarR family winged helix-turn-helix transcriptional regulator, which yields MAGARASGVTPAAPAAPAAPAAPAAPAAPVAPAARAERVARDGDVLEAIHGVMHLARGQQHRALRDAEQTLSPLEGRVLGFFARHPGATLSELAAHSERDKGQLARLVGGLRERGLLQATPDEADRRVSRLHLAGQAQAQHQALMAQRRLLAERAAAGLSATERRQLLALLAKVRAALAPPA from the coding sequence ATGGCCGGCGCACGCGCCTCGGGTGTGACACCTGCGGCACCCGCGGCACCCGCGGCACCCGCGGCACCCGCGGCACCCGCGGCACCTGTGGCACCTGCGGCCCGCGCTGAGCGGGTGGCCCGCGACGGCGATGTGCTCGAGGCCATCCATGGCGTGATGCACCTGGCGCGCGGCCAGCAGCACCGCGCACTGCGCGATGCCGAGCAGACGCTGTCGCCGCTGGAGGGCCGGGTGCTGGGCTTTTTTGCGCGCCACCCCGGCGCCACGCTCAGCGAGCTGGCGGCGCACTCCGAGCGCGACAAGGGCCAGCTGGCCCGCCTGGTGGGGGGGCTGCGTGAGCGTGGCCTGCTGCAGGCCACGCCCGACGAGGCCGACCGCCGCGTGAGCCGCCTGCACCTGGCTGGCCAGGCGCAGGCCCAGCACCAGGCGCTGATGGCCCAGCGCCGGCTGCTGGCCGAGCGCGCGGCGGCCGGGCTCAGCGCCACCGAGCGGCGCCAGCTGCTGGCGCTGCTGGCCAAGGTGCGCGCGGCCCTGGCGCCACCGGCTTGA
- a CDS encoding DUF3500 domain-containing protein, with protein sequence MFFRFFAWLALCSAGLLAAGGGGSDSSTATSTTDTAPVISSQPASLSVVAGASASFSVVATGSGTLSYQWRKGGSAISGATASSYSLASTGTADAGSFDVVVSNSAGSVTSAVATLTVTGSSGVTAPAISTQPVAQSVSVGASATFSVVASGSTPLSYQWLKDGSAIANATASSYTLASVASSDAGSYSVTVSNSAGSVSSDAASLSVSSASSGSSALTAEVVSLAQAFAATLSSSQQSTVQKSWSLATARQWSNLPAAMVSRNGLAWSSLSSAQQTAARALILKALGSSGNALHLGLQAADDALVSQYGAGSGTYGSGHYYIAFIGTPSNTDFWLLQLTGHHLTFNIAFNGSVKSPTPLFLGVEPKGAFTLNGSSYDPMAAQRTAAADLGATLTGYSAAALSGTYSDLLFGANGSGGIDGTYPKSYPTGTTGRGVAYSALSSTDQAKVQALVRAYVATQATEYADELLAAYLSDSALAATYVAYAGAGNVTSSGSYLRVDGPRVWIEFSVQRGVIVSSDIHFHTIWRDKTGDYGGRF encoded by the coding sequence ATGTTTTTCCGATTTTTTGCCTGGCTGGCGCTGTGCTCGGCCGGCCTGCTGGCGGCCGGCGGCGGCGGCAGTGACAGCAGCACCGCCACCAGCACCACCGACACGGCGCCCGTCATCAGCAGCCAGCCCGCCTCGCTGAGCGTGGTGGCCGGCGCCAGCGCCAGCTTCAGCGTGGTGGCCACCGGCAGCGGCACGCTCAGCTACCAGTGGCGCAAGGGCGGCAGTGCGATCAGCGGCGCCACCGCCAGCAGCTACAGCCTGGCCAGCACCGGCACGGCCGATGCGGGCAGCTTTGACGTGGTGGTGAGCAACAGCGCCGGCTCGGTCACCAGCGCGGTGGCCACGCTCACGGTCACCGGCAGCAGCGGGGTCACGGCGCCGGCCATCAGCACCCAGCCGGTCGCGCAATCGGTGAGCGTGGGCGCCAGCGCCACGTTCAGCGTGGTGGCCAGTGGCAGCACGCCGCTCAGCTACCAGTGGCTCAAGGACGGCAGCGCGATCGCCAATGCCACCGCCAGCAGCTACACGCTGGCCAGCGTGGCCAGCAGCGATGCCGGCAGCTACTCGGTCACGGTCAGCAACTCGGCGGGCAGCGTCAGCAGCGATGCCGCCAGCTTGTCGGTCAGCAGCGCCAGCAGCGGCAGCAGTGCGCTCACGGCTGAGGTGGTGAGCCTGGCCCAGGCCTTCGCGGCCACGCTCAGCAGCAGCCAGCAGAGCACGGTGCAAAAGAGCTGGAGCCTGGCCACCGCGCGCCAGTGGTCCAACCTGCCGGCCGCCATGGTGTCGCGCAACGGCCTGGCCTGGAGCAGCCTGAGCAGCGCGCAGCAGACGGCGGCGCGTGCGCTGATCCTCAAGGCGCTGGGCAGCAGCGGCAATGCGCTGCACCTGGGCCTGCAGGCCGCCGACGATGCGCTGGTCAGCCAGTACGGCGCCGGCAGCGGCACCTATGGCAGTGGCCACTACTACATCGCCTTCATCGGCACGCCCAGCAACACCGACTTCTGGCTGCTGCAGCTCACCGGGCACCACCTCACCTTCAACATCGCCTTCAACGGCAGCGTCAAGTCGCCCACGCCGCTGTTCCTGGGCGTGGAGCCCAAGGGCGCCTTCACGCTGAACGGCAGCAGCTACGACCCGATGGCCGCGCAGCGCACGGCGGCGGCCGACCTGGGCGCCACGCTCACCGGCTACAGCGCCGCGGCGCTCAGCGGCACCTACAGCGATCTGCTGTTCGGCGCCAACGGGTCGGGCGGCATCGACGGCACCTATCCCAAGAGCTACCCCACCGGCACCACCGGCCGCGGCGTGGCCTACTCGGCGCTCAGCAGCACCGACCAGGCCAAGGTGCAGGCCCTGGTGCGCGCCTATGTGGCCACCCAGGCCACCGAGTACGCCGACGAGCTGCTGGCGGCCTACCTGTCCGACAGCGCGCTGGCGGCCACCTATGTGGCCTACGCCGGCGCCGGCAACGTCACCAGCAGCGGCAGCTACCTGCGGGTGGACGGCCCGCGGGTGTGGATCGAGTTCTCGGTGCAGCGCGGCGTGATCGTCAGCAGCGACATCCACTTCCACACCATCTGGCGCGACAAGACCGGCGACTACGGCGGCAGGTTTTGA
- a CDS encoding HupE/UreJ family protein, translated as MPESRVWIDTRPGGLHLLLQLPLNRLEFAYGQPLIDQPATVLARHGEGLSRYLLQHVGARSGAVGWQVLRPQLRVVGSDGAAELEAEIDLRAPPGGDARQLTLLYDAVTHEVRTHRVLVALRNDWAGGQVGQPPRPLGELRHGHQQLELALAPASVAAGLWQLAGDGAQHIATGSDHLMFLLLLMLVAPLTLAPGTRRAWGGVQPAPAAWRRTALLVTAFTVGHTVTLVLGSSGLLRPPVQAVEVAVALTIAVAALHAGRPLFARADAAMALGFGLIHGLAFSASLSGAGLTALQHGLALLAFNAGIEAMQLLLVLAVLPPLLWLAQRQPRASAWLRRAVAAAACALALWWVIERLGLLPAAWLA; from the coding sequence ATGCCCGAAAGCCGGGTGTGGATCGACACCCGGCCCGGTGGCCTGCACCTGCTGCTGCAGCTGCCGCTGAACCGGCTCGAGTTCGCCTACGGCCAGCCGCTGATCGACCAGCCGGCCACGGTGCTGGCGCGCCACGGCGAGGGCCTGTCGCGCTACCTGTTGCAGCATGTGGGCGCGCGCTCGGGCGCGGTGGGCTGGCAGGTGCTGCGGCCGCAACTGCGCGTGGTGGGCAGCGATGGCGCAGCCGAGCTGGAAGCCGAGATCGATCTGCGCGCGCCGCCGGGCGGTGATGCGCGCCAGCTCACCTTGCTGTACGACGCCGTGACCCACGAGGTGCGCACCCACCGCGTGCTGGTGGCCTTGCGCAACGACTGGGCCGGCGGCCAGGTGGGCCAGCCACCGCGGCCGCTGGGCGAGTTGAGGCATGGCCACCAGCAGCTGGAACTGGCGCTGGCGCCGGCCTCGGTGGCCGCCGGCCTGTGGCAGCTGGCCGGCGACGGCGCACAGCACATCGCCACCGGCAGCGATCACCTGATGTTTCTGCTGCTGCTGATGCTGGTGGCGCCGCTCACGCTGGCGCCCGGCACGCGGCGGGCCTGGGGCGGCGTGCAGCCGGCGCCGGCCGCCTGGCGGCGCACGGCGCTGCTGGTGACGGCCTTCACCGTGGGCCACACCGTCACCCTGGTGCTGGGCAGCAGCGGCCTGCTGCGCCCGCCGGTACAGGCGGTGGAGGTGGCCGTGGCGCTGACCATTGCGGTGGCCGCGCTGCATGCCGGGCGGCCGCTGTTTGCGCGCGCCGATGCGGCCATGGCGCTGGGCTTCGGCCTGATCCATGGCCTGGCCTTCTCGGCCAGCCTGTCGGGCGCCGGGCTCACCGCGCTGCAGCACGGCCTGGCGCTGCTGGCCTTCAACGCGGGCATCGAGGCCATGCAGCTGCTGCTGGTGCTGGCCGTGCTGCCGCCGCTGCTGTGGCTGGCGCAGCGCCAGCCCCGCGCCAGCGCCTGGCTGCGCCGCGCGGTGGCCGCGGCCGCCTGCGCCCTGGCGCTGTGGTGGGTGATCGAGCGCCTGGGCCTGCTGCCGGCGGCCTGGCTGGCCTGA
- the ilvD gene encoding dihydroxy-acid dehydratase: MPAYRSKTSTAGRNMAGARSLWRATGMKDDDFSKPIIAIANSFTQFVPGHVHLKDLGQLVAREIERAGGVAKEFNTIAVDDGIAMGHDGMLYSLPSRDIIADSVEYMVNAHCADAIVCISNCDKITPGMLMAAMRLNIPVVFVSGGPMEAGKAKLAVPGTQTVQIKKLDLIDAMVMAADSKVSDADVAEVERSACPTCGSCSGMFTANSMNCLTEALGLSLPGNGTVVATHADREQLFLRAGRVAVDLCRRYYEQDDASILPRSIGKKAFENAMTLDIAMGGSTNTILHILAAAQEAGIDFDMTDIDRLSRAVPQLCKVAPNTNKYHIEDVHRAGGIMAILGELARAGKLHLDVPTVHTPTLGQALQEWDITTSTSEAVKTFYMAGPAGIPTQVAFSQATRWPSLDTDRAEGCIRSVEHAFSQEGGLAVLRGNIAQDGCVVKTAGVDDSLLVFEGPAHVVESQDEAVAHILDDQVKAGDVVVVRYEGPKGGPGMQEMLYPTSYIKSKGLGKACALLTDGRFSGGTSGLSIGHCSPEAAAGGNIGLVRNGDRIRIDIPKRTVDVLLSDEELAKRRAEQDAKGWKPVLPRPRKVSAALKAYALLATSADKGAVRDLSQLED, encoded by the coding sequence ATGCCCGCCTACCGCTCCAAGACGTCCACCGCCGGCCGCAACATGGCCGGCGCACGCTCGCTGTGGCGTGCCACCGGCATGAAGGACGACGACTTCAGCAAGCCCATCATCGCCATCGCCAACAGCTTCACGCAGTTCGTGCCCGGCCATGTGCACCTGAAGGATCTGGGCCAGCTGGTGGCGCGCGAGATCGAGCGTGCCGGCGGCGTGGCCAAGGAGTTCAACACCATCGCCGTGGACGACGGCATCGCCATGGGCCATGACGGCATGCTGTACTCGCTGCCCAGCCGCGACATCATTGCCGACAGCGTGGAGTACATGGTCAACGCGCACTGCGCCGATGCCATCGTGTGCATCAGCAACTGCGACAAGATCACCCCCGGCATGCTGATGGCCGCGATGCGCCTGAACATCCCGGTGGTGTTCGTCTCGGGCGGGCCCATGGAGGCCGGCAAGGCCAAGCTGGCCGTGCCGGGCACGCAGACCGTGCAGATCAAGAAGCTCGATCTGATCGACGCCATGGTGATGGCCGCCGACAGCAAGGTCAGCGATGCCGACGTGGCCGAGGTCGAGCGCAGCGCCTGCCCCACCTGCGGCAGCTGTTCGGGCATGTTCACCGCCAACAGCATGAACTGCCTGACCGAGGCCCTGGGCCTGAGCCTGCCCGGCAACGGCACCGTGGTGGCCACCCACGCCGACCGCGAGCAGCTGTTCTTGCGCGCCGGCCGCGTGGCGGTGGATCTGTGCCGGCGCTACTACGAGCAGGACGACGCCAGCATCCTGCCGCGCAGCATCGGCAAGAAGGCCTTCGAGAACGCGATGACGCTCGACATCGCGATGGGCGGCAGCACCAACACCATCCTGCACATCCTGGCCGCGGCCCAGGAGGCCGGCATCGATTTCGACATGACCGACATCGACCGCCTCAGCCGCGCCGTGCCGCAGCTGTGCAAGGTGGCGCCCAACACCAACAAGTACCACATCGAGGATGTGCACCGCGCCGGCGGCATCATGGCCATCCTGGGCGAGCTGGCGCGTGCCGGCAAGCTGCACCTGGATGTGCCCACCGTGCACACGCCCACGCTGGGCCAGGCGCTGCAGGAGTGGGACATCACCACCAGCACCAGCGAAGCGGTGAAGACCTTCTACATGGCCGGCCCGGCCGGCATCCCCACCCAGGTGGCCTTCAGCCAGGCCACCCGCTGGCCCAGCCTGGACACCGACCGCGCCGAGGGCTGCATCCGCAGCGTCGAGCACGCCTTCAGCCAGGAAGGCGGCCTGGCCGTGCTGCGCGGCAACATCGCGCAGGACGGCTGCGTGGTCAAGACCGCCGGCGTGGACGACAGTCTGCTGGTGTTTGAAGGCCCGGCCCATGTGGTGGAAAGCCAGGACGAGGCCGTGGCCCACATCCTGGACGATCAGGTGAAGGCGGGGGATGTGGTGGTGGTGCGCTATGAAGGCCCCAAGGGCGGCCCCGGCATGCAGGAGATGCTCTACCCCACCAGCTACATCAAGAGCAAGGGCCTGGGCAAGGCCTGCGCGCTGCTGACCGACGGCCGCTTCTCGGGCGGCACCTCGGGCCTCTCCATCGGCCACTGCTCGCCCGAAGCCGCCGCCGGCGGCAACATCGGCCTGGTGCGCAATGGCGACCGCATCCGCATCGACATCCCCAAGCGCACGGTCGACGTGCTGCTCAGCGATGAAGAGCTGGCCAAGCGCCGCGCCGAGCAGGACGCCAAGGGCTGGAAGCCGGTGCTGCCGCGCCCGCGCAAGGTGAGCGCGGCACTCAAGGCCTATGCGCTGCTGGCCACCAGCGCCGACAAGGGCGCGGTGCGCGACCTGTCGCAGCTGGAAGACTGA
- a CDS encoding GreA/GreB family elongation factor translates to MDKNTLRQQVLDRLAQDLLQAEQAVRVAHEAATHEESIAENKYDTLGLEAAYLASGQARRAEAIRQAMAHWRQFRPGPYDASKGIQLGALVCLADADHRQQLLFLGPAGGSMSLECDAQLVQVISSEAPLGRAMWGKCEGDEVSMQVAAARQQFEVLRVL, encoded by the coding sequence ATGGATAAAAACACGCTGCGGCAGCAGGTGCTGGATCGGCTCGCCCAAGACCTGCTGCAGGCCGAGCAGGCCGTGCGGGTGGCCCATGAAGCGGCCACCCACGAAGAAAGCATTGCCGAGAACAAGTACGACACCCTGGGGCTCGAAGCCGCCTACCTGGCCAGCGGCCAGGCCCGTCGCGCCGAGGCCATCCGCCAGGCCATGGCCCATTGGCGCCAGTTTCGCCCGGGCCCCTACGACGCCAGCAAGGGCATCCAGCTCGGCGCCCTGGTCTGCCTGGCCGACGCCGACCACCGGCAGCAACTGCTTTTTCTTGGCCCGGCGGGCGGCAGCATGAGCCTGGAGTGCGACGCGCAGCTTGTTCAGGTGATCAGCAGCGAGGCCCCGCTGGGCAGGGCCATGTGGGGCAAATGCGAGGGCGACGAGGTGTCGATGCAGGTCGCTGCAGCCCGGCAGCAGTTCGAGGTGCTGCGGGTTCTCTGA
- a CDS encoding AMP-binding protein, with the protein MSLPDTSPYARGLERSAANHLPLTPLRFLGRTADVYPDRVAIVHGALRQTWSQTRERCMRLASGLVGLGVRPGDTVSVLAPNTPAMLEAHFGVPLSGAVLNAINCRLDAQGIAFILRHGECRVLLVDREFAGLARRALAGLQPPPRVIDIDDALAPDDPEHAALGDMDYEALLQTGDPAFAGVWPDDEWQPIALNYTSGTTGDPKGVVPSHRGTYLMALTQMTDWALPKAPTYLWTLPMFHANGWCFTWAITAAAGTHVCLRKVTPANVFAAIAAQGVDHFCAAPIVLAGLAATPAAARPPLPRRVRVLTAGSPPPATVLQAVQAMGFEIDHVFGITEISGTSISCARQAAWAERPAAELARLQARQGVRAALLEDCRVAHPDTLVPVAGDGRHSGELLIRSNTVMMGYLKNPAATAQALAGGWFHTGDVAVVHADGYLQITDRAKDVIISGGENISSVEVEDVLHRHPGVLHAAVVAQADERWGEVPCAFVELRDASEALDEAALIAFCRAHLAHFKCPRRVVFTELPKTATGKIQKFRLRELAGSRAAITRLAG; encoded by the coding sequence ATGAGCCTGCCCGACACCTCGCCCTACGCCCGCGGCCTCGAGCGCAGCGCGGCCAACCATCTGCCGCTGACCCCGCTGCGCTTCCTGGGCCGCACGGCCGATGTGTATCCCGATCGCGTGGCCATCGTGCACGGCGCGCTGCGGCAAACCTGGTCGCAGACGCGCGAGCGCTGCATGCGCCTGGCCTCGGGCCTGGTGGGCCTGGGCGTGCGGCCGGGCGACACGGTGTCGGTGCTGGCGCCCAACACGCCGGCCATGCTGGAGGCGCACTTCGGCGTGCCGCTGTCGGGTGCCGTGCTCAATGCCATCAACTGCCGGCTGGATGCGCAGGGCATCGCCTTCATCCTGCGCCACGGCGAGTGCCGCGTGCTGCTGGTGGACCGAGAGTTCGCCGGCCTGGCCCGGCGCGCGCTGGCCGGGCTGCAGCCGCCGCCGCGGGTGATCGACATCGACGACGCACTGGCCCCCGACGACCCCGAACACGCCGCCCTTGGCGACATGGACTACGAGGCCCTGCTGCAGACCGGCGACCCGGCCTTTGCCGGCGTGTGGCCCGACGACGAGTGGCAGCCGATTGCGCTGAACTACACCTCGGGCACCACCGGCGACCCCAAGGGCGTGGTGCCCAGCCACCGCGGCACCTACCTGATGGCACTGACCCAGATGACCGACTGGGCCCTGCCCAAGGCCCCCACCTACCTGTGGACGCTGCCGATGTTCCACGCCAATGGCTGGTGCTTCACCTGGGCCATCACCGCCGCCGCCGGCACCCATGTGTGCCTGCGCAAGGTGACACCGGCCAACGTGTTCGCGGCCATCGCGGCGCAAGGCGTGGACCACTTCTGCGCCGCGCCCATCGTTCTGGCCGGCCTGGCCGCCACGCCGGCTGCTGCCCGCCCGCCGCTGCCACGGCGCGTGCGCGTGCTCACCGCCGGCTCGCCCCCGCCGGCCACGGTGCTGCAGGCCGTGCAGGCCATGGGTTTCGAGATCGACCATGTGTTCGGCATCACCGAGATCTCGGGCACCTCGATCAGCTGCGCACGGCAGGCCGCCTGGGCCGAGCGGCCGGCGGCGGAACTCGCCCGCCTGCAGGCGCGCCAGGGCGTGCGCGCAGCCCTGCTGGAAGACTGCCGGGTGGCCCACCCCGACACGCTGGTGCCGGTGGCCGGCGACGGCCGCCACAGCGGCGAGCTGCTGATCCGCAGCAACACCGTGATGATGGGCTACCTGAAGAACCCGGCGGCCACGGCCCAGGCCCTGGCCGGTGGCTGGTTTCACACCGGCGACGTGGCCGTGGTGCACGCCGACGGCTACCTGCAGATCACCGACCGCGCCAAGGACGTGATCATCTCGGGCGGCGAGAACATCTCGTCGGTGGAGGTGGAGGACGTGCTGCACCGGCACCCCGGCGTGCTGCATGCGGCCGTGGTGGCCCAGGCCGATGAACGCTGGGGCGAGGTGCCCTGCGCCTTCGTGGAACTGCGCGATGCCAGCGAGGCGCTGGACGAGGCCGCGCTGATCGCCTTCTGCCGCGCGCACCTGGCGCACTTCAAGTGCCCGCGCCGCGTGGTCTTCACCGAGCTGCCCAAGACGGCCACCGGCAAGATCCAGAAGTTTCGCCTGCGCGAACTGGCCGGCAGCCGCGCTGCCATCACCCGTCTGGCCGGGTAG
- a CDS encoding nitroreductase, which yields MNRLLPPPVPESQLPAAVDWAIVSRRAIRAFLPTPVPRALLLEILDVARHSASGVNMQPWQVHVLTGAAQQRLSAAILRAHDDPATLAGLQEPYPYYPAHWVSPFLERRRQLGWQLYGLLGITRDDKARMHAQHARNYRFFDAPAGLIFTVHAALAQGSLIDYGMFLQSLMVAARARGLDTCPQVAFTPFHHIVAQQLGLPDTQRLVCGMSLGYADPSRPENALVSPREPVAGFTHFHDDEGSGPVPLP from the coding sequence ATGAACCGCCTGCTGCCACCTCCCGTGCCCGAAAGCCAGCTGCCCGCCGCGGTGGACTGGGCCATCGTCTCGCGCCGCGCCATCCGCGCCTTTCTGCCCACCCCGGTGCCGCGCGCTCTGCTGCTCGAGATCCTGGACGTGGCCCGGCACAGCGCCTCGGGCGTCAACATGCAGCCCTGGCAGGTGCATGTGCTCACCGGTGCGGCCCAGCAGCGCCTGAGCGCGGCCATCCTGCGTGCCCACGACGACCCCGCAACGCTGGCCGGGCTGCAGGAGCCCTACCCCTACTACCCGGCGCACTGGGTCTCGCCCTTTCTGGAACGGCGGCGCCAGCTGGGCTGGCAGCTCTACGGACTGCTCGGCATCACGCGTGACGACAAGGCCCGCATGCATGCCCAGCATGCGCGCAACTACCGCTTCTTTGACGCACCGGCGGGCCTGATCTTCACCGTGCATGCGGCGCTGGCCCAGGGCAGCCTGATCGACTACGGCATGTTCCTGCAAAGCCTGATGGTGGCCGCCCGCGCACGCGGGCTCGACACCTGCCCGCAGGTGGCGTTCACGCCCTTCCACCACATCGTGGCGCAGCAACTGGGCCTGCCCGACACCCAGCGCCTGGTGTGCGGCATGAGCCTGGGCTATGCCGACCCCAGCCGGCCCGAGAACGCACTGGTGAGCCCGCGCGAGCCGGTGGCCGGCTTCACGCACTTCCATGACGACGAGGGCAGCGGGCCGGTGCCCCTGCCCTGA
- a CDS encoding Crp/Fnr family transcriptional regulator, whose amino-acid sequence MSEPCLIDFLEASPWRTCLGDAQMDRVHADSSLRGFAAGSTVCLRGSPAMHWLGVADGMLKVDTIAADGRSTTFAGVPAGAWFGEGAALKGEPRPYAVVALRHSQVAFIPRATFLWLIDDSQAFSRWVIDQLNARLGHYVALVESFRLRDLTTRVAYSLAELYNPQLYPGTRRELVISQEEIARLCGLSRPNLNRELHRLEEAGYLRIGYGAIEVLDLDGLQRFSRSG is encoded by the coding sequence ATGTCCGAGCCCTGCCTGATCGACTTTCTCGAGGCCTCGCCCTGGCGCACCTGCCTGGGTGATGCGCAGATGGACCGGGTGCATGCCGATTCCAGCCTGCGCGGCTTTGCCGCCGGCTCCACGGTGTGCCTGCGCGGCTCGCCGGCCATGCACTGGCTGGGCGTGGCGGACGGCATGCTGAAGGTCGACACCATCGCCGCCGATGGCCGCAGCACCACCTTTGCCGGCGTGCCTGCCGGTGCCTGGTTCGGTGAAGGCGCGGCCCTGAAGGGCGAGCCGCGGCCCTATGCGGTGGTGGCGCTGCGCCACAGCCAGGTGGCCTTCATCCCGCGCGCCACCTTTCTTTGGCTGATCGACGACAGCCAGGCCTTCAGCCGCTGGGTGATCGACCAGCTCAACGCCCGGCTGGGTCACTACGTGGCCCTGGTGGAGAGCTTCCGGCTGCGCGACCTGACCACGCGCGTGGCCTACAGCCTGGCCGAGCTGTACAACCCGCAGCTCTACCCGGGCACGCGGCGCGAGCTGGTGATCTCGCAGGAGGAGATCGCCCGCCTGTGCGGGCTGTCGCGGCCCAACCTGAACCGCGAGCTGCACCGGCTGGAGGAGGCCGGCTACCTGCGCATCGGCTACGGCGCCATCGAGGTGCTGGATCTCGACGGGCTGCAGCGGTTTTCGCGCAGCGGGTAG
- a CDS encoding alpha/beta hydrolase family protein, whose protein sequence is MNPKLLPQRALRALALPAAAALLSGAALAQIGPAPTSSSLNATAGSFAVSTSNVSLPRGFGGGTIYYPSTAGRYGLVAISPGFTATESSIAWLGRRLATHGLVVITINTNTTLDQPGSRATQLMAALSHVVNNASSTVRSRVDSTRQAVAGHSMGGGGALIAAEDNPTLKAALPLTPWNTTTSFTRVRVPTLIVGADGDTVASVAAHARPFYASLPATTPKAYAELNGASHFTPNSTNTPIGRYGVAWMKRFVDADTRYSPFLCGAPHDSYATRTLFDRYDKNCPY, encoded by the coding sequence ATGAACCCCAAGCTCTTGCCGCAACGCGCCCTGCGCGCGCTGGCCTTGCCGGCCGCCGCCGCGCTGCTGTCGGGCGCCGCCCTGGCGCAGATCGGCCCGGCCCCCACGTCGTCCAGCCTCAACGCCACGGCCGGCTCGTTTGCCGTGTCCACCAGCAATGTGTCGCTGCCGCGCGGCTTCGGCGGCGGCACCATCTACTACCCCAGCACCGCCGGCCGCTACGGCCTGGTGGCCATCAGCCCCGGCTTCACGGCCACCGAGTCCAGCATCGCCTGGCTGGGCCGGCGCCTGGCCACGCACGGGCTGGTGGTGATCACCATCAACACCAACACCACGCTCGACCAGCCGGGCAGCCGGGCCACGCAGCTGATGGCCGCGCTGAGCCATGTGGTCAACAACGCCAGCAGCACGGTGCGCAGCCGCGTCGACAGCACGCGCCAGGCGGTGGCCGGGCACTCGATGGGCGGTGGCGGCGCGCTGATCGCGGCCGAGGACAACCCCACGCTGAAGGCCGCGCTGCCGCTGACGCCGTGGAACACCACCACCAGCTTCACCCGCGTGCGCGTGCCCACGCTGATCGTTGGTGCCGATGGCGACACCGTGGCCTCGGTGGCGGCGCATGCGCGGCCGTTCTATGCCAGCCTGCCGGCCACCACGCCCAAGGCCTATGCCGAGCTCAACGGCGCCAGCCACTTCACGCCCAACAGCACCAACACGCCCATCGGCCGCTATGGCGTGGCCTGGATGAAGCGCTTCGTGGATGCCGACACGCGCTACTCGCCGTTCTTGTGCGGCGCACCGCACGACAGCTATGCCACGCGCACGCTGTTCGACCGCTACGACAAGAACTGCCCGTACTGA